A window of Thermoproteus sp. genomic DNA:
ATGTCCAGAACGGCATGCGCCTTATTCTCTATATAGAAGATCCCATCGAGATCGCCAGGGCTTATGACGCCGGCCCCGTAGACTCCTACCACGTGGACTGTGGCCAGCTCCTTGTCGAATATGGCCTCCGTGGAGAAGCCCCTAAGGGGCTCGACGCCTCTCTTCCTGTAGGCCTCCCTCAGCGCCTCGACCAAGCCCAGCCGGGTGGTTATCTCGCCTTTTAGCGCCTTCTCGAGGACTTCGAGCGACGCCTCTACGCGGTCACGATGTAGCCTTTTTATCTCCATTTTTGGGCTCGACGACAATTCTTGTGGGGAGCGGTAGTTTCGACGCGGCTCTCCTCAAGGCCTCCTTTATGTGCGGCAGATGCTCCGGCTTGAATTCGATATACATCAAGGTCTGCCCCATCTCGACTCTTGCAGCCCTTCCGGCAGGCGAGCCGAAGTTCAGCCTCATGCCCTCCTGTAGACGGTCGGCACCGGCCATGGCCAACATCTTGTTTTCCCTAATTACGTGGTGGGGATATACCTCCACCCTGAAGTAGTAATTGACGTCGTTTACCTTTACGGAGAGGTACTTGTAGGCCATCTGGCGTGCTGCCTCCAGCGCCTGCATTCTGATCTGGCCCCGCTCCAACGAGACGAGCCTTGCCACCATGGTGAAGGCCGCCCTAGCCGCCGGCGACGTGTTGCCCATATCGAATTTGGGTATTTGGACGTAGGGGGCCCCGTGGATGTACTCCAGCCTCGTGTAGGGCGGCCCCTTTATCCTCTTGTAACAACGCGCTGGCCTAACAGGCATGAAGTTGGGAAAACGCCTCAATATAAATTTACCTATGAGGTAGAGCCGACCACAAGAGGGGCCATATGCAGACGGCCGAGTCGGAGGGCTGTTGTTCGCCAAGGCGTCTCACGCCCATACGGCGGCCCGTTTAGCCGAATCGCCGGTCCGCTCAATTACTGGCCTTGGGGCATTTCGCCCATTTGGACCCAATCTTTTAATTGGCATCACCGCTAAATGTCTTATTGGGTCTGGACGCCGAGGGGCATCAACAGGGGCGAGTGGGGCGGTTTCGCGGCGGGCATGTTCTTCGCGTTGGTCGGCGCCTTTCTGGCATTCGCTGCCTATTACGTCCTCGTGAAGATGAACTCGCCGCTTATGGCTGGCTTCGCGTCGATATTCGCGGCGGCGATGCTCTTCTTGGGTGTCACGATGGCGTTCGGCGCTTTGAACTACATCAAGAGCGAGACGCTTAGGAAGGTCGTATTCACCGACGACGGACAGATGGTGATATATAATGAGGGGCAACGAACCTGCGGCGTACGGCATGGGCGAAGTCAAGCTGTGCGCCACCTATACGGTGGACACTTGGGTCGCGCCGCCCGCCACGTACTACAACATCACAATAAGCTATCCGGGCGGGACCACCGAGGGTGAGCCAGCCCGACTTCGAGAAGTTGGCGGTGCAACTGGGGCGCGAGATACCGCAGTGTTAGCAGAGGTTCAGCGGCGCCTTCAGTCTGCCCAACAGCGCGTTTAACTCCTCGAACTTCGTCGGTAAGATGTCCGTCATCCAGATCTCGCCCTCCGGGTATTTGACCCTCACGTCGTAGAGCGTTGCCGCGGTCGGCGTCCCGCGTACAGGCCCTACGGAGACGGTGGCGCCAGAGTATATGGCCCTCGGCCTGACGCAGAAGTCTACGTCCTGGACCGATAGGATTTTATACGACGCCCCGTCGTAGATCGTTATTTGCCCGCTGTCGTCAATAACGACCTTAAGATTCCTCGGAATTGTCCTCACCGCCTTCGTCGCCCTCACAGCCCTCCTCGCAAATATGACCAAGAACGCAGTCAACACCGCCAAGCCCGGCGCTAGGAGTATCTCGCGTCCCCACGCCCCCATCACCCCATATACTATCGCTTCCGGCAGGAGCGCGAGCATCATGAAGACCGCGATGCCTAGATACACGTAGTTGGCCGCCGCGCCGATGGCGTTTATGGCAATTTCCTGTTTCGACTCCCAAGTCCACGGCATAATAGAATGGGCTATCCTCTATAAAAATCTGGCGCGCCGCCGCGTTATTACGTCCGGGGCTTATTCGACGGACCAAGGCGCCTCGAGCCGAGCGCCTATCCGAAAGGAGCCGAATTGGTGCGTGCTCTTATTAACGCCACCTTGCAATTAAAACAATGCCGTGGGTCTGGAAGAACACGGGGCAGGTGGTGAGCCAGATAATCGCCATAGTTGCCGTCTCCATTATGTTCATGGTGCTCGTGCTTGGCTTCTTGGCGTCTATAGCCGCACACAACATCTTCGCCATTGTCGTCATGGGGACCGTCGTGGCCTTTGTTGGGTTCGTCTTAGTGGGCGCTGTAGGCGGCCTAAGGGGCATGACTAGAATCAAGAGGGTGGAAATCACCGACGACGGATGGCTTACGGTCGTAGCCGCAGATGGCGAACATACCCATCCCCTCAGCGCCGTGGATATGTGCTACAGAAAGACGGTTGTGCATGAGAGGTACAACGCGAGGTACCGCGCAACTTGGGTACACTACTACGTGACGATGAAGTGCCCCGACTGCACATACACAGTGGATCTATACGACAAGGACTTCGGCAAGCTGACGGACTTCCTAAAGGCCTTCGGCAAAGACGTCAAGCCCTGCTAAAGCCTATAAGAATTCGGCGAAGCCAGCGCGTCGGGCTGTAGGCGCGCCTAGAGGAGGTCCCTTCTGATCCATCCGCCTTTGGTCCTCACGAGGTCGTGCCGCTTGATGTATTCTTCGACTGCCCTCTTGACGAGGGCGAAGGCCTCGGCGTCTCCGCACAGCAACTTGCCTTCAACGACCGCGTCTAGGATCACCATGGAGAACTCCAAGACCTCGCCCACTCTGTCCATCGGAAGCCAGAATATCTGCCCCAGCTTCCCAGCCTCCACCCGGTACCGGCCGGTCTGCGTCAAGACGAGGAGGTCCCAGTCGCTCAGAGGCGTGTGGTCCCCCCGTGCCCTCGAGCCGAAGAGCACGACCGCCAGGGCGCTACGGCACAACCTCTCTAGGAGCTCGCGGAACTTCCTCTCCCTCTCCTCGGAGATCTCCCTAATGTATTCCAGCCACCTGTCGGACATATGACCTGACTTCCTCCATATATC
This region includes:
- a CDS encoding 50S ribosomal protein L16; its protein translation is MPVRPARCYKRIKGPPYTRLEYIHGAPYVQIPKFDMGNTSPAARAAFTMVARLVSLERGQIRMQALEAARQMAYKYLSVKVNDVNYYFRVEVYPHHVIRENKMLAMAGADRLQEGMRLNFGSPAGRAARVEMGQTLMYIEFKPEHLPHIKEALRRAASKLPLPTRIVVEPKNGDKKATS
- a CDS encoding nucleotidyltransferase domain-containing protein gives rise to the protein MSDRWLEYIREISEERERKFRELLERLCRSALAVVLFGSRARGDHTPLSDWDLLVLTQTGRYRVEAGKLGQIFWLPMDRVGEVLEFSMVILDAVVEGKLLCGDAEAFALVKRAVEEYIKRHDLVRTKGGWIRRDLL